The following coding sequences are from one Treponema bryantii window:
- a CDS encoding glutamate synthase-related protein: MKTLYEPSFEHDNCGIGAVVNIDGSRSHKIVDNALSIVEKLEHRAGKDASGETGDGVGILVQISHDFFKKEAADLVGKLGEREYGIGQFFFPADGATPEKARFETCVKTEGLKFLGWRKVPVKAEVLGKKARDCMPEIWQGFVEKPADCETGIEFDRKLYIVRREFEKADAAHKTYVCSLSSRTIVYKGMFLVHELRTFYNDLQSADYASSLAIVHSRFSTNTQPSWQRAHPNRFIAHNGEINTIRGNVDRMLAREETVESKKLSGDQMKKVLPAVDTTGSDSAMLDNTLEFLLMNGVPLPLAVMMCIPEPWKHDDNMPSLKKDFYHYWATMMESWDGPAAILFSDGDLLGATLDRNGLRPSRYYITKDGMLILSSEVGVLDIPEENIKIKSRLQPGRILLVDTVQKKIISDEECKNQYANLYPYGEWIDMNLVHLADLKIPNKKIPVHTLEERNILYRAFGWNYEDVNEMVLPMAKNGVEPTASMGVDTPLAVMSEKHPSLFSYFKQLFAQVTNPPIDSLREKIVTDTTVYVGTDGNLLEPTPKNCRVLEINNPILTGTDLIKIAALNQPGLRSKTLSILFEVGGESLPLAPAGEPSSATPSSGDTPQRPALERALDNLFSQIDAAYAEGYNIIILSDRGVDKTHAAIPAILATSAVEQYLIRTKKRTAVSIILETAEVRDVHQAAMCLSYGARAINPYLAHEAISELIDQKLLDKDYHTAIDDYNKAIINGIVKIAAKMGISTIQSYQSAQIFEAVGIASDVVEKYFTNTVSRVGGVSLKEIEEDVRYHHDQGFDPAGLTVNQHLDSFGKHKFRRGPQAESHLYNPETIVALQQATRNGDYARFKEYTALVDSNDHPHTLRAMLDFNYESGKEISIDEVESVDKIVKRFKTGAMSYGSISEEAHKCMAAAMNHLHGKSNSGEGGEKPERLGTEYNSAIKQVASGRFGVTEEYLLSAQEIQIKMAQGAKPGEGGHLPGKKVYPWIAKTRYATPGVALISPPPHHDIYSIEDLAQLIYDLKNANRAARISVKLVSEAGVGTIAAGVAKAGAQVILISGHDGGTGAAPISSIHHAGLPWELGLAETHQTLIQNGLRGRVVIETDGKLMSGRDVVIAALLGAEEFGFATAPLISMGCSMMRVCQLDTCPFGVATQNEKLRAKFPGKPEYVENFMKFIAQEMREIMAKLGVHSVEELCGRTDLLKLKDKQGFKRAGLVDMSRVLATSAEDKDAWKSDRSLFNFELEKRIDLTKLVPDFEKGKTEDAIDIQSTDRTVGTILGSEIQKKFGNTLADDTYCVNFKGGAGQSFGAFIPKGLTLRLTGDANDAFGKGLSGGKLVITKPATFDGAADSNIIVGNVALFGATSGTAFINGVAGERFCVRNSGATVVAEGCGDHGLEYMTGGTAVILGGTGKNLCAGMSGGVAYVMDENHDLYKRLNHELVKMYALDDETTTLSGTTDEARLHALIEQHAKETGSERAKAILADWDNMKSKFKKIIPNDYLRIMKEIAEQEKTISDHEEAVLAAFRKCTA, translated from the coding sequence ATGAAAACTTTATACGAGCCAAGTTTTGAACACGACAACTGTGGAATTGGAGCTGTAGTTAATATTGATGGAAGTAGGTCACACAAAATTGTGGACAACGCTCTGAGTATTGTTGAAAAACTGGAACACCGCGCAGGTAAAGACGCGAGTGGTGAAACAGGAGACGGTGTTGGAATCCTGGTTCAGATTAGTCATGATTTTTTTAAGAAGGAAGCTGCTGACCTTGTTGGAAAACTCGGTGAACGTGAATATGGAATTGGTCAGTTCTTCTTTCCTGCTGATGGTGCAACCCCAGAAAAAGCCCGTTTCGAAACCTGCGTAAAAACTGAAGGACTTAAGTTCCTTGGCTGGCGTAAGGTTCCTGTAAAGGCAGAAGTGCTCGGTAAGAAAGCCCGCGACTGTATGCCGGAAATCTGGCAGGGATTTGTTGAGAAGCCTGCTGATTGTGAGACGGGGATTGAGTTTGACCGCAAGCTTTATATTGTGAGACGTGAGTTTGAAAAAGCCGATGCCGCTCATAAGACCTACGTTTGTTCTTTGAGCAGCCGTACAATCGTTTACAAGGGAATGTTCCTCGTACACGAACTTCGTACTTTCTACAACGACCTTCAGTCTGCTGATTACGCTTCAAGCCTTGCGATCGTACACTCACGCTTTTCTACAAACACACAGCCAAGCTGGCAGCGTGCTCATCCAAACCGCTTCATAGCACACAATGGTGAAATCAATACAATCCGCGGAAACGTAGACCGTATGCTTGCCCGCGAAGAAACTGTTGAATCAAAGAAACTTTCCGGCGACCAGATGAAAAAAGTTCTGCCTGCTGTTGACACAACTGGTTCAGACTCTGCAATGCTCGACAACACACTCGAGTTCCTTTTGATGAATGGAGTTCCTCTTCCACTCGCAGTTATGATGTGTATTCCGGAGCCTTGGAAGCACGATGACAATATGCCTTCCCTCAAAAAAGATTTCTATCACTACTGGGCAACCATGATGGAAAGCTGGGACGGTCCTGCCGCAATCCTGTTCAGTGATGGTGACCTTCTTGGTGCAACTCTGGACCGCAACGGACTTCGCCCAAGCCGCTACTATATTACAAAAGACGGAATGCTTATCCTCAGTTCAGAGGTTGGTGTTCTCGACATTCCAGAAGAAAATATCAAAATTAAATCACGCCTTCAGCCGGGCCGCATTCTCCTCGTAGATACAGTTCAGAAAAAAATCATCAGCGACGAAGAATGTAAAAATCAGTATGCAAACCTTTATCCTTATGGCGAATGGATAGATATGAATCTTGTTCATCTTGCTGATCTTAAAATCCCTAACAAAAAGATACCGGTTCACACACTTGAAGAACGCAACATTTTGTACCGCGCATTTGGCTGGAATTACGAAGATGTAAACGAGATGGTTCTGCCAATGGCAAAGAATGGTGTTGAGCCTACAGCAAGTATGGGTGTTGATACACCTCTCGCTGTTATGAGCGAAAAGCATCCAAGCCTCTTCAGTTATTTCAAGCAGCTGTTCGCTCAGGTAACAAACCCTCCAATCGACAGCCTCCGCGAAAAAATTGTAACAGACACAACTGTTTACGTTGGAACTGATGGAAACCTTCTCGAACCAACTCCAAAGAACTGCCGTGTACTCGAAATCAATAATCCAATTCTTACCGGTACAGACCTCATAAAAATTGCAGCCCTCAATCAGCCCGGCTTGAGATCTAAAACTCTTTCGATTTTATTTGAAGTAGGAGGGGAAAGCCTTCCCCTCGCTCCAGCCGGCGAGCCGTCTTCCGCTACCCCTTCTAGCGGGGACACCCCGCAACGCCCCGCACTTGAACGTGCCCTCGATAATCTCTTCTCTCAGATTGACGCTGCTTACGCCGAAGGCTACAACATCATCATCCTCAGTGACCGCGGTGTAGATAAAACTCATGCTGCTATTCCTGCAATTCTCGCAACCTCTGCTGTTGAACAGTACCTCATCCGTACAAAGAAGCGTACTGCCGTTTCAATCATTCTTGAAACTGCCGAGGTTCGTGATGTTCATCAGGCTGCAATGTGTCTGAGCTACGGTGCGCGTGCAATCAACCCTTACCTTGCTCACGAGGCAATTTCCGAACTCATCGATCAGAAGCTTTTGGACAAGGATTATCACACAGCTATCGACGACTACAACAAAGCAATCATAAATGGAATTGTAAAGATTGCCGCAAAGATGGGAATCTCTACAATTCAGTCTTATCAGTCTGCTCAGATTTTCGAAGCAGTTGGTATTGCATCTGATGTTGTTGAAAAATATTTTACAAATACAGTAAGCCGCGTTGGTGGTGTAAGCCTCAAGGAAATTGAAGAGGATGTACGTTACCATCACGACCAGGGCTTTGACCCTGCCGGTCTTACAGTAAACCAGCACCTCGATTCCTTCGGTAAGCACAAGTTCCGCCGCGGTCCTCAGGCAGAAAGTCACCTTTATAATCCTGAGACAATCGTGGCTCTTCAGCAGGCAACACGTAACGGAGACTACGCACGCTTTAAGGAATACACAGCTCTTGTTGATTCAAATGATCATCCTCATACTTTGCGTGCAATGCTCGACTTCAACTATGAGTCTGGCAAAGAGATTTCAATTGATGAAGTAGAAAGTGTAGATAAAATTGTAAAACGCTTTAAGACCGGTGCCATGTCTTACGGTTCAATTTCTGAAGAAGCTCACAAGTGCATGGCAGCCGCTATGAATCACCTTCACGGAAAATCAAACTCTGGTGAAGGTGGAGAAAAGCCAGAGCGCCTAGGTACAGAATACAATTCAGCTATCAAACAGGTTGCCAGCGGCCGCTTCGGTGTTACAGAAGAGTATCTCCTGAGCGCACAGGAAATTCAGATTAAGATGGCCCAGGGAGCAAAGCCGGGCGAGGGTGGACACCTTCCTGGTAAAAAGGTTTACCCTTGGATTGCAAAGACACGTTATGCAACTCCTGGTGTAGCCCTCATTTCGCCACCGCCTCATCATGATATTTATTCTATTGAAGACCTTGCACAGCTGATTTACGATTTGAAAAACGCAAACCGCGCCGCACGTATCTCGGTAAAACTTGTAAGTGAAGCCGGTGTTGGTACAATTGCTGCCGGTGTTGCTAAAGCCGGTGCTCAGGTAATTTTGATTTCCGGACACGACGGTGGTACCGGTGCTGCACCTATCAGTTCAATTCACCACGCAGGTTTGCCATGGGAGCTTGGTCTTGCAGAAACACATCAGACTTTGATTCAGAATGGACTTCGTGGTCGTGTTGTAATTGAAACTGATGGTAAACTTATGAGCGGACGCGACGTTGTAATTGCGGCTCTTCTTGGTGCTGAGGAATTTGGTTTTGCAACTGCTCCTCTTATTTCTATGGGATGTTCTATGATGCGCGTGTGCCAGCTGGATACCTGTCCGTTTGGTGTTGCAACTCAGAACGAAAAGCTCCGTGCTAAGTTCCCTGGAAAACCAGAGTACGTTGAAAACTTCATGAAGTTCATCGCACAGGAAATGCGCGAGATTATGGCAAAGCTCGGAGTTCATTCTGTGGAAGAACTCTGCGGTCGTACAGACCTTCTCAAGCTCAAAGACAAGCAGGGCTTCAAGAGAGCCGGCCTCGTAGATATGAGCCGAGTACTTGCAACTTCAGCCGAAGACAAAGATGCCTGGAAATCAGACCGTTCTCTCTTTAATTTCGAACTCGAAAAGCGCATCGACCTCACAAAGCTTGTTCCAGATTTCGAAAAAGGAAAGACAGAAGATGCAATCGATATCCAGTCAACCGATCGAACGGTAGGAACAATTCTCGGTTCCGAAATCCAGAAGAAATTCGGTAACACTCTTGCCGACGATACATACTGCGTAAACTTCAAGGGTGGAGCAGGTCAGAGCTTTGGTGCCTTCATTCCTAAGGGACTCACACTCCGTCTCACAGGCGATGCCAACGACGCCTTCGGTAAGGGCTTGAGCGGCGGTAAACTTGTAATTACAAAGCCGGCAACCTTCGACGGTGCAGCTGACAGCAATATAATAGTAGGAAACGTAGCTCTCTTTGGTGCAACATCAGGTACAGCCTTTATCAACGGTGTAGCCGGTGAACGCTTCTGTGTTCGTAACTCAGGTGCGACAGTTGTAGCAGAAGGCTGTGGTGACCATGGCCTTGAATATATGACAGGTGGAACTGCAGTAATTCTTGGTGGAACTGGAAAGAACCTCTGTGCCGGAATGAGCGGTGGTGTTGCTTATGTTATGGATGAGAACCACGACCTCTACAAACGTCTCAATCATGAACTGGTTAAGATGTATGCCCTCGATGATGAGACAACAACTCTCAGTGGTACAACAGACGAAGCCCGTCTCCACGCTCTCATCGAACAGCATGCAAAAGAAACCGGCAGTGAACGTGCAAAGGCAATTCTTGCAGACTGGGACAATATGAAGTCAAAGTTCAAGAAAATCATTCCTAACGATTACCTTCGCATCATGAAGGAAATTGCAGAGCAGGAAAAGACAATTTCTGATCACGAAGAAGCAGTTCTCGCAGCTTTCAGAAAATGTACTGCTTAG
- a CDS encoding aldo/keto reductase, with the protein MQYRNDKNGNPISLLGYGCMRFTTSMGAIDIDKAEKEIMEAYNAGVNYFDTAYIYTGSEAALGTIVKKNNIRDKIKIATKLPQYLVNNNAALDRYFNEELSRLQTDYVDYYLMHHLTDYVAWENLKKNGVLDWIAEKKKSGAIRNIGFSFHGDTEMFMKILHDYDWDICLVQYNYLDEFAQAGRVGVEEAHRLGIPVLIMEPLRGGKLVDLLPETAKKMIKENPRGWSPAEWAFRWLFNQEAVTCVLSGMNSIEMIQENCRVASEAKAGEFTQDDIDFLEKIKKEINSKMKVNCTACRYCMPCPKNVDIPAIFRCYNEMYTESKHSGRWEFAQTVGLRKQNQTASQCIGCGKCEKHCPQNIAIREELKKADKALLPITYKIGIAVVKKFLLKK; encoded by the coding sequence ATGCAGTATAGGAACGATAAAAACGGAAATCCAATCTCTCTTTTAGGCTATGGTTGTATGCGTTTTACAACCAGTATGGGCGCCATCGACATTGATAAGGCTGAAAAAGAAATTATGGAAGCTTACAATGCCGGTGTTAATTATTTTGATACCGCCTATATTTATACGGGTAGTGAAGCAGCCCTCGGAACCATCGTTAAGAAAAATAATATCCGCGATAAAATAAAAATTGCGACAAAGCTTCCTCAATATCTTGTAAACAACAATGCTGCCCTCGACCGTTATTTTAATGAAGAACTTTCGCGCCTTCAGACAGATTATGTTGATTATTATCTCATGCATCATCTAACAGATTATGTTGCCTGGGAAAATCTGAAAAAGAACGGCGTTCTCGACTGGATTGCAGAAAAGAAAAAATCCGGTGCCATCAGAAACATTGGTTTTTCTTTCCACGGCGATACAGAAATGTTTATGAAGATTCTTCATGATTATGACTGGGATATTTGTCTTGTTCAGTATAATTATCTTGATGAATTTGCTCAGGCTGGACGTGTAGGTGTAGAAGAAGCTCACCGCCTCGGTATACCAGTTTTGATAATGGAGCCTTTGCGCGGTGGAAAGCTCGTAGACCTTTTACCAGAAACTGCAAAAAAGATGATTAAGGAAAATCCTCGTGGCTGGTCTCCTGCAGAGTGGGCTTTCCGCTGGCTGTTTAATCAGGAAGCTGTTACCTGTGTTTTAAGCGGAATGAATTCAATCGAAATGATTCAGGAAAACTGTCGTGTTGCAAGCGAAGCTAAAGCCGGAGAGTTTACACAGGATGATATTGATTTCCTCGAAAAAATCAAAAAAGAAATCAACTCTAAAATGAAGGTTAATTGTACTGCCTGCCGTTACTGTATGCCTTGTCCTAAGAATGTTGATATTCCTGCAATCTTCCGTTGCTACAACGAAATGTATACAGAAAGCAAACATTCAGGCCGCTGGGAATTTGCGCAGACTGTAGGGCTCCGTAAACAGAATCAGACGGCAAGTCAGTGTATAGGCTGCGGTAAATGTGAAAAGCACTGTCCTCAGAATATTGCAATACGAGAAGAATTAAAGAAAGCAGACAAAGCTCTTCTTCCAATCACTTATAAAATCGGAATTGCTGTAGTGAAGAAGTTTCTGTTAAAGAAATAA
- a CDS encoding SPFH domain-containing protein produces the protein MFGIKFSSFDSMTYVIHYSKGKIKREGRGLSFFYYKPSSSLTAIPLGTRDVPFIFKETSEDFQEITVQGQITYNISDPKALSEALDFTVNANKRPRFEKFEVLEQRLNNEAQTAVSSYIQGKKLKEGLRCAQDISAIIQENLLNSKAVKLLGVQILSVEVLGVSPSPEMGKALETETREALQKEADQAVYERRNFAVEQERKIRESELNTEIAVKEKQKQIDKKTAELQLEKAQTEHKLRDMQIASDIEIEEKKKTLTDMQAENIKKQADAKGYELEKTLAPYKNLDWHILMAMNNNGLSAADNLGLAFRELAEKSEKIGNLNITPDLLKSLIDRDDE, from the coding sequence ATGTTTGGAATTAAATTCAGTTCTTTTGATTCGATGACCTATGTAATTCATTACAGTAAAGGTAAGATTAAGCGTGAAGGAAGAGGTTTGTCTTTCTTTTATTATAAGCCGTCTTCTTCTTTGACAGCGATACCGTTAGGAACTCGAGATGTTCCTTTTATTTTCAAGGAAACTTCAGAAGACTTTCAGGAAATTACAGTTCAGGGCCAGATAACTTATAATATCTCTGATCCAAAGGCGCTTTCCGAAGCTCTCGATTTTACTGTAAATGCAAATAAACGCCCTCGCTTTGAAAAATTTGAGGTTCTGGAACAGCGATTGAATAATGAAGCCCAGACAGCAGTTTCTTCATATATTCAGGGAAAGAAATTAAAGGAAGGACTTCGTTGTGCTCAAGATATTTCTGCAATCATTCAGGAAAATCTTTTGAATTCAAAGGCAGTAAAACTCCTTGGAGTTCAGATTCTTTCGGTAGAAGTTCTTGGAGTTTCTCCATCACCTGAAATGGGAAAAGCACTTGAGACAGAAACTCGTGAGGCCTTGCAGAAGGAAGCTGATCAGGCTGTTTACGAAAGAAGAAACTTTGCAGTAGAACAGGAAAGAAAAATTCGTGAGAGTGAATTGAATACAGAAATTGCGGTAAAAGAAAAACAGAAGCAGATTGATAAGAAAACAGCTGAGCTTCAGCTTGAAAAAGCCCAGACTGAGCATAAGCTTAGAGATATGCAGATTGCTTCTGATATCGAGATTGAGGAAAAGAAAAAGACTCTTACAGATATGCAGGCTGAAAATATCAAGAAACAGGCTGATGCAAAGGGCTATGAACTTGAAAAAACTCTTGCTCCATATAAGAATCTTGACTGGCATATCCTCATGGCAATGAATAATAACGGTCTTTCTGCTGCAGATAATCTTGGTCTTGCATTCAGAGAACTTGCAGAGAAATCTGAAAAAATTGGAAATCTCAACATTACACCAGATCTTTTAAAATCACTTATCGATCGTGATGATGAATAG
- a CDS encoding EAL domain-containing protein, with the protein MFINKLNQLYKPKRILFYQNASDEDIHNFYRGNLNDEIGNHANAFGTYDYPGIFYISRNGNDSHIDKVIGIEYRLDDDRISYPENLKSLILDEAFFYSIEIDNEIEIDINSIHQIFEQVAKKDYAHRAFSDLSIKQNPGVIGVFPGSKKIRILYEWKLNQEWASNIINDDIESFDKKFLYEMAFLDPITKHQNWNHLLPFLEMPMIAGIKDYTFVHFDVKEFRVLNEVYGHITANKVLSNISTAMKESEYIYASARCHNDNFAMMIKDMPDDQTIEFLNDFFEKLSHIEEAPDYKIYFRCGVVPMQRAMLSGNRVADAGKLAQSLGQTSNHTDITIYTDKMHDDILWGNYIKAYLDTAIKNDEFVVYLQPKFDINQEKIKGAEALIRWNYKNKEFMPPYRFIPFFEKDGSIDKVDDIVLSKVCAALAEWKKEGRELYPISVNLSRTRMYDNNLIDYLTGIVDSYGVDHKYIDFELTESASYDDMKQIIFILNELRSKGFKISMDDFGTGYSSLSLLTQMPLDTLKIDKSFVDKVGSVDDSEKDLTVIRHIISLAKELKFVCLAEGAEQKAQVDKLRSLGCEVIQGYYYSKPIPIEEYEKKYL; encoded by the coding sequence ATGTTTATCAATAAATTAAATCAGCTCTACAAACCAAAACGAATTCTCTTTTATCAGAATGCTAGTGATGAAGATATTCATAACTTCTATCGTGGCAATCTGAATGATGAAATTGGTAACCATGCAAACGCCTTTGGAACTTATGATTATCCTGGAATTTTCTATATTTCCCGCAACGGAAACGACAGTCATATCGACAAAGTAATTGGAATTGAATACCGACTGGATGATGACCGAATCTCTTATCCAGAAAATCTTAAATCACTTATTCTTGATGAGGCATTTTTTTATTCCATCGAAATAGATAATGAAATAGAAATAGATATCAATTCTATTCATCAGATTTTTGAACAGGTTGCAAAGAAGGATTATGCACATAGAGCCTTCAGCGACTTGTCCATTAAACAGAATCCAGGTGTAATCGGAGTGTTCCCTGGAAGTAAGAAAATCAGAATTCTCTATGAATGGAAGCTCAATCAGGAATGGGCAAGTAATATTATCAATGATGACATAGAATCCTTTGATAAAAAGTTTCTATATGAAATGGCTTTCCTTGATCCGATTACAAAGCATCAGAACTGGAATCATCTTTTGCCATTCCTTGAAATGCCAATGATTGCAGGAATTAAGGATTATACTTTTGTACATTTTGATGTTAAAGAGTTCCGTGTATTAAATGAAGTTTACGGTCATATTACAGCGAATAAAGTGCTTTCCAACATATCAACTGCAATGAAAGAATCAGAATATATCTACGCCAGCGCAAGATGTCACAACGACAATTTTGCAATGATGATTAAAGATATGCCAGATGATCAGACAATTGAATTTCTGAATGACTTTTTTGAAAAACTTTCGCATATCGAAGAAGCTCCTGATTACAAAATCTACTTCCGCTGTGGTGTTGTTCCAATGCAGCGTGCAATGCTTTCCGGAAACCGAGTTGCTGATGCAGGAAAACTGGCGCAGTCATTAGGCCAGACTTCTAACCACACAGACATTACGATTTATACCGATAAGATGCATGATGATATTCTGTGGGGAAATTACATAAAGGCTTATCTTGATACGGCGATTAAGAATGATGAATTTGTTGTTTATCTTCAGCCAAAGTTTGATATCAATCAGGAAAAGATAAAAGGTGCAGAAGCACTTATCCGCTGGAATTATAAGAATAAGGAATTTATGCCTCCATACCGTTTTATTCCGTTCTTTGAAAAGGATGGCTCAATCGACAAGGTGGACGATATTGTTCTTTCAAAAGTATGCGCTGCTCTGGCTGAATGGAAGAAGGAAGGTCGTGAGCTTTATCCGATTTCGGTAAACCTTTCGCGTACCCGCATGTACGACAATAATCTGATTGATTATCTAACCGGCATTGTTGATTCCTACGGTGTAGACCATAAATATATTGATTTTGAATTAACAGAAAGCGCCAGCTATGATGACATGAAACAAATTATCTTCATTCTTAACGAGCTTCGTTCAAAAGGCTTTAAGATTTCTATGGATGATTTTGGTACGGGCTACTCTTCTCTTTCACTGCTTACCCAGATGCCGCTCGATACCCTCAAAATTGACAAGAGCTTTGTTGATAAGGTTGGCTCAGTTGATGACAGTGAAAAAGATCTCACTGTCATTCGCCATATTATTTCTCTTGCAAAAGAACTCAAGTTTGTCTGCCTTGCAGAAGGTGCAGAACAAAAGGCTCAGGTAGACAAACTGCGCAGCCTCGGCTGTGAAGTCATTCAGGGCTACTATTACAGCAAGCCTATTCCGATTGAGGAATACGAAAAGAAATATCTTTAA
- a CDS encoding phosphoketolase family protein, with protein MSKKAKRIEDSEEYFNRLDQYWRATNYLAAAQLYMKENPLLRKPLTRDQVKTKIVGHWGTVPGQNFVYTHLNRAITKYNLDMILISGPGHGGNFFVANSYLEGYYSEVYPNVSLDEEGMSRLCKQFSFPGGISSHVAPETPGSINEGGELGYSIAHAFGSVFDNPNLITTCIVGDGEAETGPLATAWHSNKFLNPVTDGAVLPILHLNGYKISNPTVFARISKDEVKSFFHGCGWEPIFVEAAPDTDHMEVHHAMAAAVDRCIEKIQKIQRDARVNGKTERPFWPMIVLRTPKGWTGPKFNDNGDPIENSFRAHQVPIDLTKPDPNEAKHMKELEAWLKSYKPEELFDENYRLKAEIQAIAPKGEHRISANPHANGGNLLKDLRTPDFKKYALEVKTPGSVKAQDMKELGNYIRDVLKLNEDNKNFRIFGPDESMSNRLYAAFEATNRDFNAEILPTDDKLAHNGRIMDSYLSEHMCEGWLEGYLLTGRHGFFASYEAFIRIIDSMASQHAKWLKVCSQLKWRAPIASLNLILTSNVWQQDHNGFTHQDPGFLDHISNKKADVVRMYLPPDTNCLLSTFDHCIKSKNYVNVIVASKHPSCQWLTMDQAVKHCTQGIGIWDWASNDDGQEPDLVMACCGDTPTLEALAATTILRDNIPDLKIRFVNVVDLMKLQSDHQHPHGLSESEYNALFTKDKPIIFAFHGYPKLVHELTYLRENRNLHVYGYHEEGTITTPFDMRVQNKIDRFDLVKAALQYLPQLGNKSSHLVQKMNDTLVAHKQHISELGEDLPEVVNWKWHTPETK; from the coding sequence ATGTCTAAAAAGGCAAAACGTATTGAAGATTCAGAAGAATACTTCAACAGACTTGATCAGTACTGGCGTGCAACTAACTATCTTGCAGCTGCCCAGCTTTACATGAAAGAGAATCCTCTTTTGAGAAAGCCTTTAACACGCGATCAGGTAAAAACAAAAATCGTTGGTCACTGGGGTACAGTTCCAGGCCAGAACTTTGTGTATACTCACTTGAACAGAGCTATCACAAAATACAACCTCGACATGATTCTTATTTCAGGTCCAGGACATGGAGGAAACTTCTTCGTAGCTAACTCTTATCTTGAAGGTTACTATTCAGAGGTTTATCCAAACGTAAGTCTTGATGAAGAAGGTATGAGCCGTCTCTGCAAGCAGTTCTCATTCCCAGGTGGAATCTCAAGCCACGTTGCACCAGAAACTCCAGGTTCTATCAACGAAGGTGGTGAGCTTGGTTATTCTATCGCTCACGCATTCGGTTCTGTATTTGATAATCCTAACCTTATCACAACTTGTATCGTAGGTGATGGTGAAGCAGAAACTGGTCCATTGGCTACAGCATGGCATTCAAACAAATTCCTCAATCCTGTAACTGACGGTGCAGTTCTTCCAATTCTCCACCTCAACGGATATAAGATTTCTAACCCAACTGTATTTGCCCGCATTTCTAAGGATGAAGTTAAGAGCTTCTTCCACGGATGCGGATGGGAGCCAATCTTTGTTGAAGCTGCTCCAGATACAGATCACATGGAAGTACACCACGCAATGGCTGCTGCTGTTGACCGCTGTATCGAAAAAATCCAGAAGATCCAGCGCGATGCACGTGTAAACGGAAAGACAGAACGCCCATTCTGGCCAATGATCGTTCTCCGCACACCAAAGGGATGGACAGGTCCAAAGTTCAACGATAACGGCGATCCAATTGAAAACTCATTCCGTGCACACCAGGTTCCAATCGACCTCACAAAACCGGATCCAAACGAAGCAAAACACATGAAAGAGCTCGAAGCATGGCTCAAGTCTTACAAACCGGAAGAACTCTTTGACGAGAACTACCGCCTCAAGGCTGAAATCCAGGCTATCGCTCCAAAGGGTGAACACAGAATTTCTGCTAACCCACATGCAAACGGTGGAAACCTTCTTAAGGACCTCCGCACACCTGACTTCAAAAAATATGCTCTCGAAGTTAAAACTCCTGGTAGCGTAAAAGCTCAGGATATGAAAGAGCTCGGAAACTATATCCGCGATGTTCTTAAGCTCAATGAAGACAACAAGAACTTCCGTATCTTCGGACCAGATGAGTCTATGTCTAACAGACTTTACGCTGCATTCGAAGCTACAAACCGCGACTTCAACGCAGAGATCCTTCCAACAGATGATAAGCTGGCTCACAACGGCCGTATCATGGACTCTTACCTTTCTGAACATATGTGTGAAGGATGGCTCGAAGGTTACCTCCTTACAGGTCGTCACGGATTCTTCGCAAGCTACGAAGCATTCATTCGTATCATCGACTCAATGGCTTCTCAGCATGCAAAATGGCTCAAGGTTTGCTCACAGCTCAAGTGGCGTGCACCAATCGCATCTTTGAACCTCATCCTTACATCAAACGTATGGCAGCAGGACCACAACGGATTCACACACCAGGATCCAGGCTTCCTCGATCATATTTCTAACAAAAAGGCTGATGTTGTACGTATGTACCTGCCGCCTGATACAAACTGTCTTCTTTCTACATTCGACCACTGTATTAAGAGCAAGAACTACGTAAATGTAATTGTTGCTTCTAAGCACCCAAGCTGCCAGTGGCTCACAATGGATCAGGCAGTTAAGCACTGTACTCAGGGTATTGGTATCTGGGACTGGGCTTCTAACGATGATGGTCAGGAACCAGACCTCGTTATGGCTTGTTGTGGTGATACACCAACTCTCGAAGCTCTTGCTGCTACAACAATCCTCCGCGACAATATTCCAGATCTTAAGATCCGTTTTGTAAACGTTGTAGACTTGATGAAGCTTCAGAGCGATCATCAGCATCCACACGGACTCAGCGAAAGCGAATACAATGCATTGTTCACAAAGGACAAGCCAATTATTTTCGCATTCCACGGATATCCAAAGCTGGTACACGAGCTCACATATCTTCGTGAAAACCGCAACCTCCACGTTTACGGATACCACGAAGAAGGTACAATCACAACTCCGTTCGACATGCGTGTACAGAACAAGATTGACCGCTTTGACCTCGTAAAGGCTGCATTGCAGTACCTGCCACAGCTCGGAAACAAGTCTAGCCACCTCGTTCAGAAGATGAATGATACACTCGTTGCTCACAAGCAGCACATCTCAGAACTCGGTGAAGATTTGCCAGAGGTAGTAAACTGGAAGTGGCACACACCAGAAACTAAATAA